The proteins below are encoded in one region of Terriglobia bacterium:
- a CDS encoding HDOD domain-containing protein, translated as MGGRKPWQADYGQGEHTIDCDQLGFLDEQALTDRLVQTFDSPGYHPPRLPEVATELLALSQDPDVEFRRIESLLERDAMLAGEVLSVARSAFYARSGSVVLLREALSRVGLEKLRGIVMQAAMTLRVFRSASYRGWMERLQAHCLATAHVARFVSRHTPIPEEQAFLCGLLHDVGIAGILLVLGDVGRGKQPPALDVLWPAIHAAHPKAGARMVQLWGLPPDLALAVGAHHQVRIEKFDHPLAAANCLAEALTAELDMALVPAGDGGELKAELAGSPLPLQGRIDQSDALTLERARGALALTDSTLDRIRSDAREWARASETPTPASEARMRIGHSGGHARGGGR; from the coding sequence ATGGGCGGACGCAAGCCATGGCAGGCCGATTACGGGCAAGGCGAACACACGATCGACTGCGACCAGCTCGGATTCTTGGACGAGCAGGCTCTGACCGATCGGCTGGTTCAGACGTTCGATTCTCCCGGCTACCATCCACCGCGGCTTCCCGAGGTCGCGACCGAGCTCCTGGCCCTCTCGCAGGATCCCGACGTGGAGTTCCGCAGGATCGAGTCTCTGCTCGAGCGGGACGCCATGCTGGCCGGCGAGGTTCTCTCCGTTGCACGGTCCGCCTTCTACGCTCGATCCGGATCGGTGGTCCTCCTTCGTGAAGCTCTCTCTCGCGTCGGCCTGGAGAAGCTGCGGGGAATCGTCATGCAGGCCGCCATGACTCTCCGCGTCTTCCGCTCCGCGTCGTACCGGGGCTGGATGGAGCGATTGCAAGCCCATTGTCTCGCCACGGCCCACGTGGCCCGGTTCGTATCGCGGCATACCCCCATCCCGGAAGAGCAGGCATTCCTCTGCGGGCTCCTTCACGACGTCGGGATTGCGGGGATCCTACTCGTCCTTGGTGACGTGGGGCGCGGCAAGCAGCCACCCGCCCTCGACGTGCTGTGGCCGGCCATCCATGCCGCCCACCCCAAGGCAGGGGCCCGGATGGTCCAACTGTGGGGCCTGCCGCCGGATCTCGCATTGGCGGTAGGAGCGCATCACCAGGTTCGCATCGAGAAGTTCGACCACCCGCTTGCGGCTGCCAACTGCCTCGCGGAAGCGTTGACGGCCGAGCTGGACATGGCCCTCGTCCCGGCGGGGGACGGAGGAGAACTGAAGGCGGAGCTGGCCGGCTCGCCTCTTCCGCTCCAAGGCCGGATCGACCAGAGCGACGCCTTGACCCTCGAGCGAGCCCGCGGCGCGCTGGCGCTCACCGACTCGACGCTCGATCGCATCCGATCCGACGCGCGGGAGTGGGCGCGCGCCTCGGAGACCCCGACACCGGCGTCCGAAGCCCGAATGCGGATTGGACACTCGGGTGGACACGCGCGGGGTGGTGGTCGGTAG
- a CDS encoding cytochrome c, translating to MENRRMVLVLVVLIAVFALPALADGPDGKALFDAKCAMCHGKDGVAKPMAKNAANLNDAKWQAATTADAIEKIISGGKGKMPKYAEKLKPEEIKAIAAYVKSLGPK from the coding sequence ATGGAGAATCGCCGGATGGTTCTGGTCCTCGTCGTTCTGATTGCGGTCTTCGCCCTTCCCGCCTTGGCGGACGGGCCGGATGGGAAGGCCCTGTTCGACGCCAAGTGCGCCATGTGTCACGGGAAGGACGGGGTCGCGAAACCGATGGCCAAGAACGCGGCCAACCTGAACGACGCCAAGTGGCAGGCGGCCACAACGGCCGACGCGATCGAGAAGATCATCTCGGGAGGGAAGGGCAAGATGCCCAAGTACGCCGAGAAGCTGAAGCCCGAGGAGATCAAGGCGATCGCCGCGTACGTCAAGAGCCTGGGACCGAAGTAG
- the polA gene encoding DNA polymerase I — translation MADDTRAKTLYLVDGTSQLFRAYFAIRGLSNPGGMPTGAVYGFTTMLRKLVGDEKPRYLAVAFDLPGPTFRHDRYADYKAHRPPAPEDLNVQFPYAKKVCEAFRIPVLELPGFEADDLIATYARLGREAGFDVVVVASDKDLLQLVDDRVTVLNPSKNVRLDAAGVEEFFGVPPGRVRDVLGLMGDAVDNIPGVPGVGEKTAIAMVAGYGGVDEVIGRAQRFVAAFEARDALLAVLEAVGKDDPLSESTARAASEAGESVAARLRDLLAVERDEAFRGRLDELGGALDRAALGRLPSRAGSEGRAVAKDLQELIRALKDIEKGSGRKAWQSVRDHAEEARLSRELATVDALVPVVFDAEALQTEPPDRERLTALFRELGFRRLLAEAEEAPAPAEVAAEAPARADYRTVLSRPDLETVVAACRSAGCFAVDTETDGVDPLRARLVGISLSSAPASGAYVPVGHDYLGVPEQLPLATVREVLGPLLADPAVGKIGQNLKYDLHVLRRHGLPVEGWRLDTMVAAFLLEPDRPTFNLDGLARDLLAYETIRYEDVAGSGARQSTLDRVDVARVTEYAAEDADVTLRLAEVLEPRLVEMGLDVLYREVDGPLLPVLARMEAYGIRVDVGRLAAMSAEMGEALDRARREIHALAGAPFNVDSPKQLREVLFERLGMKPGRRTAKSGVASTDASTLEDLAGEHEIARRILEYRELAKLKGTYVDALPELVNPETGRVHTSYHPTGAATGRLSSSDPNLQNIPARTPMGRRIRSAFVPAEGWVFLASDYSQVELRVLAHLSGDPELISAFRAGEDIHRRTAARIFGVDPALVTDEMRRRAKAVNFGVLYGMSEGRLAREQGISRADAKRFIEAYFERFRAVRAYIERVRDDARRTREVRTFFGRVRFFPDLSGRAGRAAEEAALRAAVNTTVQGTAADLMKMAMLRVDAALSGAGLRTRMLLQVHDELLLEAPEEELGRVEPLVRKLMEEVHPLEVPLLVDGKTGASWMDVT, via the coding sequence ATGGCGGACGACACGCGCGCGAAGACCCTCTATCTCGTCGACGGCACCTCCCAGCTCTTTCGGGCGTACTTCGCGATCCGGGGGCTGAGCAATCCCGGCGGGATGCCGACCGGCGCGGTCTACGGCTTCACCACGATGCTCCGCAAGCTCGTCGGGGACGAGAAGCCGCGCTACCTCGCGGTGGCTTTCGACCTGCCGGGGCCCACGTTCCGGCACGACCGGTACGCGGACTACAAGGCCCACAGGCCGCCCGCGCCGGAGGACCTGAACGTCCAGTTCCCGTACGCGAAGAAGGTCTGTGAAGCGTTCAGGATCCCGGTCCTTGAGCTCCCCGGGTTCGAGGCGGACGACCTGATCGCCACGTACGCCCGCCTCGGCCGCGAAGCGGGCTTCGACGTGGTGGTCGTGGCGTCGGACAAGGACCTGCTACAGCTCGTGGACGACCGGGTCACGGTCCTGAACCCATCAAAGAATGTCCGCCTCGATGCCGCCGGGGTGGAGGAGTTCTTCGGCGTGCCGCCCGGGCGCGTGCGCGACGTTCTCGGCCTGATGGGCGACGCGGTGGACAACATCCCGGGAGTGCCCGGCGTCGGCGAGAAGACCGCGATCGCCATGGTCGCCGGGTACGGCGGCGTCGACGAGGTGATCGGCCGCGCGCAGCGCTTCGTCGCGGCGTTCGAGGCGAGGGACGCGCTCCTTGCCGTGCTCGAGGCCGTCGGGAAGGACGACCCGCTGTCCGAATCGACCGCGCGTGCCGCGAGCGAGGCCGGGGAATCGGTGGCGGCGCGCCTCCGCGACCTGCTCGCGGTCGAGAGGGACGAGGCGTTCCGCGGCAGGCTCGACGAGCTCGGAGGAGCGCTCGATCGAGCGGCGCTCGGGCGCCTCCCGTCGAGGGCCGGCTCGGAGGGGCGCGCGGTCGCGAAGGACCTTCAGGAGCTGATCCGGGCCTTGAAGGACATCGAGAAGGGAAGCGGGCGAAAGGCATGGCAATCGGTCCGGGACCACGCGGAGGAGGCACGGCTCTCTCGAGAGCTGGCCACGGTGGACGCTCTAGTCCCGGTCGTGTTCGACGCCGAGGCGCTTCAGACGGAGCCACCCGACCGCGAGCGGCTGACGGCGCTCTTTCGCGAGCTGGGTTTCAGGAGGCTTCTTGCCGAGGCCGAGGAGGCGCCGGCGCCGGCCGAGGTCGCAGCGGAGGCTCCCGCCCGTGCCGACTACCGCACGGTGCTCTCCCGCCCTGACCTCGAGACCGTCGTCGCCGCTTGCCGGTCCGCGGGCTGCTTCGCCGTGGACACCGAGACCGACGGCGTCGATCCGCTCCGAGCGCGCCTCGTCGGCATCTCGCTCTCCTCGGCGCCGGCGAGCGGCGCGTACGTTCCCGTGGGCCACGACTACCTCGGCGTCCCGGAGCAGCTCCCGCTCGCGACGGTGCGGGAGGTCCTCGGACCGCTCCTGGCGGACCCCGCCGTGGGGAAGATCGGGCAGAACCTCAAGTACGACCTCCACGTCCTCCGCCGCCATGGGCTTCCGGTCGAGGGGTGGCGTCTCGATACGATGGTCGCCGCCTTCCTCCTCGAGCCCGACCGGCCGACGTTCAACCTCGATGGCCTGGCCAGGGACCTCCTCGCGTACGAGACGATCCGGTACGAGGACGTCGCCGGGAGCGGCGCGAGGCAGAGCACCCTCGACCGAGTGGACGTCGCGCGGGTCACAGAGTACGCCGCGGAGGACGCGGACGTGACACTCAGGCTCGCGGAGGTGCTGGAGCCGAGGCTCGTCGAGATGGGGCTCGACGTCCTCTACCGGGAGGTGGACGGTCCGCTCCTCCCCGTGCTCGCGCGGATGGAGGCTTACGGGATCCGGGTCGACGTGGGCCGGCTGGCGGCAATGTCCGCCGAGATGGGGGAGGCGCTCGACCGCGCGCGCAGGGAGATCCACGCCCTCGCCGGCGCCCCGTTCAACGTGGACTCCCCGAAGCAGCTCCGAGAGGTGCTGTTCGAGCGGCTCGGCATGAAGCCCGGCAGGCGGACCGCGAAGAGCGGTGTCGCCTCCACCGACGCCTCGACGCTCGAGGACCTCGCGGGCGAGCACGAGATCGCCCGCAGGATCCTCGAGTACCGGGAGCTGGCGAAGCTCAAGGGGACCTACGTGGACGCCCTCCCGGAGCTCGTCAACCCGGAGACCGGCCGCGTCCACACCTCGTACCATCCCACCGGCGCCGCCACCGGCCGGCTCTCGTCGTCGGACCCGAATCTCCAGAACATTCCCGCGCGGACCCCGATGGGACGGAGGATCCGCTCCGCGTTCGTGCCGGCGGAGGGCTGGGTGTTCCTCGCGTCCGACTATTCCCAGGTCGAGCTCCGCGTCCTCGCGCATCTTAGCGGCGACCCGGAGCTGATCTCCGCGTTCCGGGCGGGGGAGGACATCCATCGGCGCACCGCCGCGAGGATCTTCGGCGTGGACCCGGCGCTCGTGACGGACGAGATGCGCCGCCGTGCCAAGGCCGTGAACTTCGGGGTCCTCTACGGGATGTCCGAGGGCCGTCTCGCGCGCGAACAGGGGATCTCCCGCGCAGACGCCAAGCGGTTCATCGAGGCGTACTTCGAGCGGTTCCGCGCGGTGAGGGCGTACATCGAGCGGGTCCGGGACGACGCCCGCAGGACGAGGGAGGTGAGGACGTTCTTCGGTCGCGTCCGGTTCTTCCCCGATCTGAGCGGCCGGGCCGGGCGGGCCGCGGAGGAGGCTGCGCTGCGCGCGGCCGTGAACACCACGGTCCAGGGCACCGCGGCGGACCTGATGAAGATGGCCATGCTGCGGGTGGATGCGGCCCTCTCGGGTGCCGGTCTCCGAACGAGGATGCTCCTCCAGGTTCACGACGAGCTGCTCCTCGAGGCGCCGGAGGAGGAGCTCGGTCGCGTGGAGCCGTTGGTGAGGAAGCTCATGGAAGAGGTGCACCCGCTGGAGGTTCCGTTGCTGGTGGACGGGAAGACCGGAGCGAGCTGGATGGACGTGACTTGA
- a CDS encoding response regulator, with the protein MTVPIESAPRNHVLVVDDELSVRELLADALDAYGYTIRTAASAAEGYRIVEEGDTHLILSDIDMPGESGLDLLRRIKAHDADIDVIMVTGVVDVDTAIGAIREGAADYVAKPFNIEEVRIVVERTVRNRLLVLENRAYQLHLEEMVRQRTRELEESYEATLQALVTALDYRDNETQGHSFRVVEYAEQVARRVGVGEADLAWIRRGAILHDVGKIGVPDAILRKPGKLDPDEWVEMRRHPEMGYRMLRHIGYFTPALDIVLSHQERWDGSGYPRGLKGEEIPLGARIFAVVDTFDAMTSDRPYRRALSVDAAREEVRRFAGIQFDPRVAAAFLSIGDEIWAEIRARVRRDLDATVSRLRDEGA; encoded by the coding sequence ATGACGGTACCCATCGAAAGCGCCCCGCGAAACCACGTTCTCGTGGTGGACGACGAGCTGTCGGTGCGGGAGCTCCTCGCCGACGCGCTCGACGCGTACGGCTACACGATTCGGACCGCGGCGAGCGCCGCCGAGGGGTACAGGATCGTGGAGGAGGGGGACACGCACCTCATCCTGTCGGACATCGACATGCCCGGGGAAAGCGGTCTCGACCTGCTGCGCAGGATCAAGGCGCACGACGCGGACATCGACGTGATCATGGTCACCGGCGTCGTGGACGTGGACACGGCGATCGGCGCGATTCGCGAGGGCGCCGCCGACTACGTGGCGAAGCCGTTCAACATCGAGGAGGTCCGGATCGTCGTCGAGCGCACCGTCCGGAACCGCCTCCTGGTGCTCGAGAACCGGGCCTACCAGCTCCACCTGGAGGAGATGGTCCGGCAGCGAACGCGGGAGCTCGAGGAGTCCTACGAGGCGACCCTGCAGGCGCTCGTGACGGCCCTCGATTACCGTGACAACGAGACGCAGGGGCACTCGTTCCGCGTGGTGGAGTACGCGGAGCAGGTCGCGCGGCGGGTCGGGGTCGGCGAGGCGGACCTGGCGTGGATCCGGCGGGGAGCGATCCTCCACGACGTGGGGAAGATCGGCGTCCCCGACGCGATCCTGAGGAAGCCGGGGAAGCTCGACCCCGACGAGTGGGTGGAGATGCGGAGGCACCCCGAGATGGGGTACCGAATGCTCCGCCACATCGGGTACTTCACGCCGGCCCTCGACATCGTGCTCTCCCACCAGGAGCGATGGGACGGATCGGGTTACCCGCGCGGCCTCAAGGGGGAGGAGATCCCGCTCGGCGCGAGGATCTTCGCGGTGGTGGACACGTTCGACGCGATGACCTCGGACCGCCCCTACCGACGCGCGCTCTCCGTCGACGCGGCCCGGGAGGAGGTCCGGCGCTTCGCCGGCATCCAGTTCGATCCGAGGGTCGCCGCGGCGTTCCTCTCCATCGGCGACGAGATCTGGGCCGAGATTCGTGCCCGGGTCCGGCGCGACCTCGACGCCACGGTGTCCCGACTTCGCGACGAGGGCGCGTAG